The genomic region TCAATTTGATTCTGGATCCGAAGGTGAAGGGTGTGGTCTCACTCAATCTCAAGGACGTACCCATTCAGGACATCCTCGAAGCGTTGTTGGGCGCCTATGACCTCGCCCGAACGGTCGACGGCGCCATCATGCGGATCGCGCCCAAGGGCGAGGCCGCGCCGAAGCAACTGGTCACGGAGGTCATTCCCGTTATCTACTCCGATGCCAACCAGATGCTCGCTCAGATCACTTCCCTGCTCTCCCCGGACGGACGCGCGAACGTGAACAGCCGCACGAATCACTTCCTTCTGACCGATACCCGCGAGAACGTGAACCGCGTAAAAGAGATCCTCCGCCAGATCGACACGCGCGTCCCGCAAGTGGAAATCGAGGCCAAGCTCGTCGAGCTCTCCACCTCTTTCAGTCGAAACCTCGGGATCCGGTGGGGTTCGCAGATCCGGGCGGGAGGCGACGTGCTGACCGGCGTTGGCGGCGCCGCGGGTCCGGGGCTTGGGAACTTCCTCGTCGACATGCCGGGTGGGGGCCGGCAAGGCATCGGCTTCACGGTGGGTCAAATCAGCAGCCTCGCCACCCTGAATGCCCAGATCCTCGTCGCGGAGAGCGATGGACTGGCCAAGATCATCTCCCACCCCAAGATCACCACGCTCAACAAGGAGAACGCCACGATTACGAGCGGAGAGACCATCCGGCTGCGGACGGGCGGAGGCACGGGGAGCGGCGGGGTGTCCGCGCCTGTCACGCTCACAGAGATCACGTCCGGTATCACCCTGAACGTCCTCCCGCTGATTTCTCCCGGGGGATACGTGGAACTCAAAATCACGGCCACTCGAAGCACGCTGAGCGGGAAGGCCATCGACAACGTTCCCGGCCAGGCAAGCAAGTCGGCCAACACCAACGTCCTTCTCAAGAACGGCGAAACAACCGTCATTGCGGGCTTGTATGAAACGGTGGACACCCGTTCTTCCGAGCGCGTGCCCCTGCTCTCCCAGATCCCCATCATCGGCTGGTTGTTCAAGAACATGGTCAAGTCGCACGATCAGACGGAGCTCCTCATCTTCATCACCCCGCGCATTCTCACTTCCTGACCCCGCCCGGCCCCTGTCGCGTCTCCCATCTCCTATCTCCCATTTGACATTCGGCCCTCCTCCGGGATAATCCACCGGGGCACGGAGGGATCTGAACAACCCGATCACGATCGAGACATATTCACCATGGCCAAGGCGCAGCAATCCATCATCGTCGATGTCTCCTCGAAGCACTTTTTCGAGGTGATAGTGGATTATGGCCGTTATCCGGAGTTTCTGCCGGAGGTCAAGAAGATCGACATCCTCGAACGGAAGAAGAATCACGCGATCGTGGGATTCGAAATCGACGTGCTCCGTCGGATCCACTACTCCATCTCACTCATTGAGAAGCCCTACAAATCCGTCGAGTGGAAACTTCACGAAAGCCCGTTTTTCAAGGAGAACAACGGCGGCTGGTATCTCACGCCCATGGGCAGGAGCAAGACCGAAGTCACCTACATGGCGGAGCTGGCCCTCCCGCTCCTGATCCCGAAGTCCATCACCAATATGCTTCTCCAAGTGCGCCTGCCGAAGATGCTCGAACTCTTCAAGGGCCGTGCCCAATCGATCACGAACAAGACCGTTGCCTAGGCCCCGACAGCGCCCTTCGCGACGCGACACATCGATCATCCTGCTCGCCGCGGGCGAGGGCCGACGGCTGGCGCATGGCGTGCCCAAAGGGTGGGTCTCCCTGGCCGGGCGCCCGCTTCTCGTCCGTGCCATCGAATCTTTTTCGTCTCTCCCCGAAGCCCTGGAAATCGTCGCCGTCGTCCATCCCTCGATCTATCGCCGCGCCCGGGCGTGGATGGTCGGCCATCGCGCGAGGGTGCCCGTAAAGTTTGTGCTCGGTGGCCGCACCCGGCAGGAATCGGTCCGCCGCGGACTGGAGGCCGCGGCCCGGCAGGCGCAGCTCATCATCACGCACGATGTGGCCCGGCCGCTCATCCGCGCCCGAATTACTCGGGAAGCCGTTCAGACCGCGCGGCGCTCAAAGGCCGCCGTCGTAGCCGCCCGAGCCACCGACACGCTCGTGCTGGCTCGGAGTTCCCGCCTCCAACGCGTCTTGGATCGAAAGGAGATCGCGGCCACCCAGACGCCGCAGGTGTTCGACGCGGCGCTCCTCAGATTGGCCCATGAGGCCGCCCGCCGAGACCGCTTTCTTGGCTCGGATGAGGCATCGCTCGTCGCCCGCATCGGCCACCAAGTTTCGCTCGTGTGGAACGACTCCCCCAATCTGAAAATCACCCACCCGCATGACCTCGTCGTCGCCGAAACCCTCCTGAAGCCAAGAGCTGACCGCTGATGGCTGGAAGCTTCCGAATCGGCTTCGGCTACGACATCCACCCGCTGGTGGAAGGCCGACCTCTCATTCTCGGCGGGGTTCGGATTCGATCTAAACTGGGGCTGGACGGCCATTCGGATGCCGACGTCCTCTGCCATGCCGTCGGAGAAGCCCTCCTCGGCGCGGCCGGACTCGGGGATCTCGGCCGGCACTTCCCACCCTCCAATCCCAGGTACAAGAACATCTCCAGCCTCACCCTTCTGAAGGAAATTCGCAGCAAGCTCCAACGGCGCGGTTGGATGATTCAGCAGGTGGATTCCACCGTTGTGCTGCAACTGCCTCGTCTCGCCACCCGGCTGAACGCCATGCGATCGACACTGGCTCGAACGCTCGCCATGAAACGGACGGATATCAACGTCAAGGCCAAGAGCCCCGAATGGCTCGGCCCCGAAGGCGAACTCCGCGCCTCCTCCGCCTTTGCGGTTGCCCTCCTCAAGTGCCCCCCCGCCTGACCCTTCGCCAAGGGGCGAGCATTGACTCAGGCTCCGGCCTAGACTAGACTAGACCTAGTTTAATTCAGGAGGCAACCATGCGTATGGTCAACATTCATGAAGCCAAGACACATCTATCGAGACTGCTTGAAAAGGTGAGCGCCGGCACGGAAGTGGTCATCGCCAAGGCGGGGAAGCCGCTGGCTCGCCTCGTTCCGATCGAACGGACAAGGAAACGCCGTCGATTGGGAATCCTGGCCGGCCGTTTCACGGTCCCCGATGACTTCGACACTCCTTTGCCCGACGACATACTCAAGGGTTTCGAAGAGGGCGATTGATGCGTCTCCTTGTCGACACGCACGTGCTCCTGTGGGCCGTGGCGGAGCCCGGCAGGATCCCGAAATCACACCGCGACCATATCGAATCGCCTGACAGCGAGGTGCTGTTCTCGGCCGCCAGCATCTGGGAACTGGCGATCAAACTCCAAGTGGGCCGGATTCAATTGCCTGTGGATCTGGAGGAGATCACCGCAGCCGCCGTCCGCATGGGCTTCAGCGAGCTTCCCGTGACCTCGGCGCAT from Nitrospirota bacterium harbors:
- a CDS encoding SRPBCC family protein; protein product: MAKAQQSIIVDVSSKHFFEVIVDYGRYPEFLPEVKKIDILERKKNHAIVGFEIDVLRRIHYSISLIEKPYKSVEWKLHESPFFKENNGGWYLTPMGRSKTEVTYMAELALPLLIPKSITNMLLQVRLPKMLELFKGRAQSITNKTVA
- the ispD gene encoding 2-C-methyl-D-erythritol 4-phosphate cytidylyltransferase; amino-acid sequence: MPRPRQRPSRRDTSIILLAAGEGRRLAHGVPKGWVSLAGRPLLVRAIESFSSLPEALEIVAVVHPSIYRRARAWMVGHRARVPVKFVLGGRTRQESVRRGLEAAARQAQLIITHDVARPLIRARITREAVQTARRSKAAVVAARATDTLVLARSSRLQRVLDRKEIAATQTPQVFDAALLRLAHEAARRDRFLGSDEASLVARIGHQVSLVWNDSPNLKITHPHDLVVAETLLKPRADR
- a CDS encoding 2-C-methyl-D-erythritol 2,4-cyclodiphosphate synthase — encoded protein: MAGSFRIGFGYDIHPLVEGRPLILGGVRIRSKLGLDGHSDADVLCHAVGEALLGAAGLGDLGRHFPPSNPRYKNISSLTLLKEIRSKLQRRGWMIQQVDSTVVLQLPRLATRLNAMRSTLARTLAMKRTDINVKAKSPEWLGPEGELRASSAFAVALLKCPPA
- a CDS encoding type II toxin-antitoxin system Phd/YefM family antitoxin; the encoded protein is MRMVNIHEAKTHLSRLLEKVSAGTEVVIAKAGKPLARLVPIERTRKRRRLGILAGRFTVPDDFDTPLPDDILKGFEEGD
- a CDS encoding type II toxin-antitoxin system VapC family toxin, producing the protein MRLLVDTHVLLWAVAEPGRIPKSHRDHIESPDSEVLFSAASIWELAIKLQVGRIQLPVDLEEITAAAVRMGFSELPVTSAHSAEIRRLPLHHRDPFDRLLLAQSLHEPARFLTADRALAAYSNLVDVIT